In the Caballeronia sp. LZ062 genome, one interval contains:
- a CDS encoding isocitrate lyase/PEP mutase family protein, producing the protein MSTVSTRQRLKALVEARRGAIVPGAFNALSARVIEDLGYEAVYVTGAGVTNMYFGMPDQGFMGLADIADHTARIRDAVTLPLIVDADTGFGNALNVAHTVRTLERAGADCIQFEDQVAPKRCGHFSGKDVISTDEAVNKIRAAVDARQDENLLIMARTDAAATHGFEAAIERAQLFADAGADILFVEAVTQPDEVRALPSRLAKPQLMNMVIGGKTPIFSAEQLGELGYGIVLYANAALQGAVMGMQKALGVLRNEKQLLESSGLVTTFAERQRLVGKPEWDALERRYA; encoded by the coding sequence ATGAGCACCGTATCGACCCGTCAACGACTGAAGGCACTCGTAGAAGCTCGCCGCGGAGCCATCGTGCCGGGCGCGTTCAACGCGCTGTCGGCGCGTGTCATCGAGGACCTCGGCTATGAAGCTGTCTACGTGACGGGGGCGGGCGTGACGAATATGTACTTCGGCATGCCGGACCAGGGGTTCATGGGCCTCGCCGACATAGCGGATCACACGGCCCGTATCAGAGATGCGGTGACGCTGCCCCTCATCGTCGATGCCGATACCGGTTTCGGCAACGCGCTCAACGTCGCGCATACCGTGCGGACGCTGGAACGTGCCGGCGCGGACTGCATCCAGTTCGAAGACCAGGTCGCGCCGAAACGTTGCGGCCATTTTTCCGGCAAGGACGTCATCTCGACTGATGAAGCCGTGAACAAGATCCGCGCTGCTGTCGATGCACGTCAGGACGAGAACCTGCTGATCATGGCACGTACGGACGCGGCGGCGACGCACGGCTTCGAAGCCGCCATCGAGCGCGCGCAACTGTTCGCGGATGCGGGCGCCGACATCCTGTTCGTCGAGGCCGTGACGCAGCCCGACGAGGTGCGTGCATTGCCGTCGCGCCTCGCGAAGCCCCAACTGATGAACATGGTCATAGGCGGAAAGACACCCATCTTCAGCGCGGAGCAGTTGGGTGAACTCGGCTACGGCATCGTTCTTTATGCGAATGCTGCGCTTCAGGGCGCGGTAATGGGCATGCAGAAGGCGCTCGGCGTGCTGCGCAACGAAAAGCAGTTGCTCGAATCAAGCGGCCTTGTGACGACTTTCGCCGAACGACAACGTCTCGTCGGCAAGCCCGAGTGGGATGCGTTGGAACGACGCTACGCCTGA
- a CDS encoding MFS transporter produces MTYTEFLDDCPMTGFLWTLLLGCVLAQILDGFDFQTTSFALPLIIKEFAISPAQAGLIGSVTNIGLLLGALLFAPLADRIGRRPIFQWALFAYAFGTLLSAIAPTYGVLLLARFITGLGIAAEFPVAFSLLAEYSPKRLRHIFVGSGAIGYSFGWFVCAVVATIVVPTFGWRALFWIGVTPALMIVYVRRYIPESIRFLLQQGRTAEAAAVARKIADDAGYGAIELVAPDSTAEVRPNVGQQFSALRLSALAIIVLGLFQLANNIQVVGFGTWLPSIFLRQGFTLTKSFTFTMIVLAVTPLGQIFGMWLQDKMPRKWAMLLLSGASAVCFFGFGLSFEYKWPIEIIVACDVGYQFFSGGVVPIFYTLTSELFPTKCRALASGLVIAAARLGSISGPYILGLFLTFGTVIHQIIYYFTMPLVAAAVILVLTVKVDSRQKTLEEVTEK; encoded by the coding sequence ATGACCTACACTGAATTTCTCGACGATTGCCCAATGACGGGCTTTCTATGGACGCTGCTCCTAGGCTGCGTGCTCGCCCAGATACTGGACGGCTTTGATTTTCAGACGACGTCGTTCGCGCTGCCGCTCATCATCAAGGAGTTTGCGATCAGTCCCGCGCAGGCTGGATTGATCGGCTCGGTGACCAACATCGGCCTGCTGCTGGGCGCTTTGTTGTTTGCTCCGCTCGCCGACCGCATCGGCCGTCGACCTATCTTCCAGTGGGCGCTTTTCGCCTATGCATTCGGCACGCTGTTGAGCGCCATCGCGCCGACATATGGCGTGCTTCTGTTGGCTCGCTTCATCACAGGCCTTGGTATCGCCGCCGAATTTCCCGTCGCGTTTTCGCTTCTCGCCGAGTATTCGCCGAAGCGGCTGCGGCATATCTTCGTCGGGTCGGGCGCAATCGGCTATTCGTTCGGATGGTTCGTGTGCGCGGTCGTGGCGACCATCGTCGTGCCGACCTTCGGATGGCGCGCCTTGTTCTGGATCGGAGTCACGCCTGCGCTCATGATCGTTTATGTGCGCCGCTATATTCCCGAGTCGATCCGCTTTCTGCTTCAGCAAGGGCGCACGGCGGAAGCGGCTGCCGTCGCGAGAAAGATCGCGGACGATGCAGGGTATGGCGCCATCGAACTGGTCGCCCCCGATTCGACCGCCGAAGTCCGTCCCAACGTTGGCCAGCAGTTCTCGGCGCTGCGCTTATCCGCACTCGCCATCATCGTGCTCGGGCTCTTTCAACTGGCGAACAATATTCAGGTCGTGGGCTTCGGTACATGGCTTCCGTCGATCTTCTTGCGGCAAGGCTTCACGCTCACGAAGAGCTTCACCTTCACGATGATCGTGTTGGCCGTGACGCCGCTGGGCCAGATCTTCGGCATGTGGCTGCAGGACAAGATGCCGCGAAAGTGGGCCATGCTCCTGCTCTCCGGCGCCAGCGCGGTGTGCTTCTTCGGCTTCGGCCTCTCGTTCGAGTACAAGTGGCCCATCGAGATCATCGTAGCCTGCGACGTGGGTTATCAGTTCTTCTCCGGCGGCGTGGTCCCGATCTTCTATACGTTGACCTCTGAACTCTTTCCGACGAAGTGTCGCGCGTTGGCCTCGGGCCTGGTCATCGCGGCTGCGCGTCTCGGGTCGATCTCGGGTCCGTACATTCTCGGGCTATTCCTTACCTTCGGCACGGTCATCCATCAGATCATCTACTACTTCACGATGCCACTCGTCGCCGCTGCGGTCATCCTGGTGCTGACCGTGAAGGTGGATTCGCGACAGAAGACGCTCGAAGAGGTTACGGAAAAATGA